The Dehalococcoidia bacterium genomic interval GTCGACCAGGAAGTTGATGGCGACGATGACGGAGGCGACGAACAGCGTCACCCCCTGCACCACCGGCAGGTCGCGGGCGGTGATGGCGCCGAGGGCCAGGCGCCCCAGGCCGGGCAGGGCGAACACCGACTCCAGCACGATGCTGCCGGCCATGAGCTGCCCGAGCTGGACGCCGGCCACGGTGACGATCGGGATGAGCGCGTTGCGCAGCGCGTGCTTGCCCAGCACGAGGCGCTCGCGCACGCCCTTGGCCCGGGCGGTGCGCACGTAGTCCTCGCGCAGCACGTCGAGCACGGCCGAGCGCGTGGCCCGGATGAGGACGGCGCCCTGGAAGAAGCCGAGCGCCAGGGCCGGCAGCAGCAGCGAGCGGACGGCCGGCCAGGGCCCCTGCTCCCAGCCGGCGAAGCCGCCCGACTGGAGCCAGCCCAGCCGCACCGAGAAGAGCAGGATCAGCAGCAGGCCCAGCCAGAACGAGGGCACCGCGATGCCGACCTGGGAGAGGACCATCGTCAGGTAGTCGCCCGGCCGGCGGTGGCGCGTGGCGGCGTAGAGGCCGAAGGGCAGGGCCAGCAGCACCATGACGAGCGCGGCCATCAGCGTGAGGGGCAGGGTGACCGGCAGGCGGCTCAGGATCAGCTGGCCGACCGGCACGTCGTACTGGATGGAGGTGCCGAGGTCGCCGCCGAGCGCGCGACGCACCCAGTCGAGGTACTGCACGAGCAGCGGCCGGTCGAGTCCGAGCGCCTGGCGCAGGCGGGCGGTGGCCTCGGGGCTCCCCTCGGTGCCCATGATGACCAGGGCGGGGTCGCCGGGCAGCACGCGGATGGCGACGAAGACGAGCAGCGAGACGAAGAAGAGCGTGGCGGCGAACGCCGCCAGCCGCCTCAGGACGTAGCGTCGCACGCGGGGCTGGTGATCAGGCCGACGGCGGCTCCATTTCGGCCCGCCCGTCGAGTAGCCGCCAGACCCCGGCCGCCCGCGCCTCCTCGGCGACCCCGGCGGCGACCCGCTCTCCGGCCACGACCGGCACCACGAGCCGTCCGGTCGCCCGCTCGAGCAGGCGGGCGCGGGTCAGGACTCGGCGCACGGGCTCGGCGTCGACCACGACCGAGACCTCGGCGACAGCATAGGCTTCGCGCTGCTCTCGCCGGCCGCGAATCACCACGTCCGCCAGCAGGATCTCGGCGCGTTCCTCCTCGGTGATGGTCCCGGCCTCCACGGCGGCGTCCAGCAGCGGCGCCAGCTCGCTGTGGTCCACCAGCCGGGCCCGCGCCAGAATGCGGTGGAACACGCTCGAGGCCCGTTCGCGGTACCAGCGCTCCAGGTCCCGGCCTTCGAGGCGTCCCAGGCGCTCGTCGGTCCGTCGGTGTGCTGCGACCAGACCGAGGCCGGCGACCTGGTCGGCCAGGCCCCGCACCACCTCCGGGAGGGTCAGCAACTCGTCGGTCAGCAGCAGCCGCCTGAGCTCGGCCCTCCACTCGGCCCGGCGATTCACGGTGGCCACACCCAGGTGACCTCGCGGGCCAGTACCCGGGCGATCAGCCGGGCGGGGTCGAGGGCGCGCCACTCGGCCTCGGTGTAGACGAGCACGTCCGCCGGGACGGGGAGACCGGTCAGGTCCCACTCGACCGGACGGCGCCAGAACGGCAGGCGGGCATCCTCGACCACCAGGACGACATCGAGGTCGCTCCCCACGCCCCAGTCGCCGCGGGCGTAGGAGCCTGCGTACCCGACTCGCCGCAGCTCCGGCCGCTCGGCGGCGGCGCGCTCGGCCCAGCGCCGGAGGGCGGCGGCGACCGTGGGAGCGTCAGGCCATCTGAGTACGGACGAACTCAATGATCTGAGCGGCGTGGCTAATCGCCTCCTCGCTCTGGAGCGGACCGTAGTGTTCGAACGGCGCCCCCTCGGGATGGCTGTTGGGGTATCGCGGCGGGATGTAGAACGTGTCCAGCACACGTCCCCGTTCCACCAGGTCCGGCGAGGCGGCATGGCCCGCCGGCAACTCCCCGAGGAGTCGGGCCACCACGTGTCCCCAGGCCTCCTGGCCGAGGTGCAGGTGAAGCGCCTTCACGGCCTTCTCGGCCGCCTGATGGGCCGCAAAGCACGCCCACTCGTGCCGTCCCGCCTTGCGCGAGTCCTCGGCCTGCTCCAGGTCTCTGAGCGCCTGGGCCAGCCAGTCCGGGGCACGATTCGCCATCTCCGGCCCCCTCCGCCAAACGGCCTACTTCGCCCACGACACCTCGGAGAGGTCGGCCGACGGCACCGGCAGGTCCTTCCAGAGCCCCTGCACCCCCTTCTTGGCCACCGCCAGCCGCGGGTGCATATAAAGGAAGACCACCGGGGCGTCCTCGGCCAGCATCCGCTGCATCCGCGCGTAGAGCTCGCGCCGGGCCTTGTCGTCCAGCGTCGTCTCCGACTTCTGGTAGAGCTCCTGGAAGGCCGGGTTGTCGTAGCGGAAGTAGTACTTCGGGTTGGCGTAGTTGCCGATGTCCCAGGACTCGGCGTGCCCGATGATGGTCAGGTCGTAGTCGGGCTCCTTGCAGCCGGCGGCCGGGCGGCAGAAGACGCGGTCCAGCCACTGGCTCCACTCGATCTGCTCGATGCGGACCTTGATGCCCACCTTGCCGAGGTGGTCGGCGATGATCTCGCCGGTGCGCACCGTGTAGTAGTACTGCGGGGCCACCTTCAGCACGGTCTCGAAGCCGTTCGGGTAGCCGGCCTCGGCCAGCAGCCGCCGGGCCCGCGCCGGGTCGTAGGGCAGCACGCTGGAGACGTCCACGAAGTAGGGGTTCAGCGGGTCGACGTTCGAGCCCAGGATCTTCCCCATGCCGAACATGGCGCCCTTGAGGACCTCGGCCTTGTTGATGGCGTGGGTGATGGCCCGCCGCACGCGGACGTCGCTGAACGGCTTGCGGGCGTTGTTCATGGCCATGACGACGTCGTTGGTGGTGTCGCCCACGATGACCTGGAAGCGCGCGTCCTGCCGGAGGTCGGCCACGTGCTCGGGCCCCAGGCCGAACAGCGAGGCGTCGATGTCGCCGGCCTTGAGCGCGGCCACGACCGCGTTGGGGTCGGGGATGAAGCGGAACGTCACCCGGTCCAGGTGCGGCAGGCCCTTGACGTGGTAGTCGGGGTTGCGCAGGAGCGTGATGCGGTCGCCGCGCACCCACTCGCCGAAACGGTAGGGGCCGGTGCCGACCGGCGCGCTCTTGAGCGTGTCCACGGCCTCCCGCGGGTAGATGACCGAGCCCTGCCGGGCCAGGTTGAGCAGGAAGTTCGCGTCGGGGCGCTTGAGCGAGAAGGTGATGGTGTAGTCGTCGCGGACGATGATGTCGCCGATGGCGTCGTAGTAGCGCGGGTAGGGGTGCTTGGTGGCCGGGTCCATCGCCCGCTCGACGACGAACTTCACGTCGGCGGCCTTCATCTCCCGCCCGTTGTGGAACTTGACGCCGCGCTTGAGGAAGAAGGTGAAGTTGCGGTTGTCGGTCGTGTGCCAGCGCTCGGCCAGCCAGGGGACCAGCCGGCCGTGCCGGTCCACCTTCACCAGCGCTTCCTGGACGTTGTAGAAGACGACGGCCGCGGTGGCCGAGGCCGGGGTGGCGGTGAGGTCGAGCCCCGGCGGCTCGGTCGAGGTCTGCACGACCAGGGCGGCCGGCGCCTGGGCGTGGGCGGCCGGGCCGGCGGTGAGCGGGGCGAGGGCGGCGCCGGCCAGCAGCAGGAGGACGGCGCCGAGCGCGATGGCGAAGCGAGTCATGCGATGCCTCCCCGGGACTCCGCCGAGCCGGCGGAGGCCCCCGAGCGGAAGAACTCCACGGTCCGCCGCAGGCCCTCCTCGAAGTCGACCAGCGGCGTGTAGCCGAGCAGGCGCTTGGCCTTGGCGACGTCGGCCTGCGTGTGGGGCACGTCGCCCGGGCGGCGCGGGGTGTGGCGGCGCTCCAGGCGGCGCCCCAGCAGCCGCTCGAGCACGCCGATGATCTCGAGCAGGCTCACCCGCTCGCCACAGCCGACATTGACGACCTCGCCGGCGGCGTCGGCGGCCCGGGCGGCCAGCAGGTTGGCCTCGACGACGTTGTCGACGTAGGTGAAGTCGCGCGACTGGGTGCCGTCGCCGTGGACCTCGAGCGGCTGGCTCCGGAGCCCCCACAGGATGAAGCGGGGGATGACGGCGGCGTACTCCGAGGCCGGGTCCTGCCGGGGGCCGAAGACGTTGAAGTAGCGCAGCCCCACCGTCTCCACGCCGTAGAGGCGCGCCCACACCGCCGCGTACTGCTCGCCGGCGGCCTTGGACACCGCGTAGGGCGAGATGGGCGCGG includes:
- a CDS encoding ABC transporter permease — encoded protein: MRRYVLRRLAAFAATLFFVSLLVFVAIRVLPGDPALVIMGTEGSPEATARLRQALGLDRPLLVQYLDWVRRALGGDLGTSIQYDVPVGQLILSRLPVTLPLTLMAALVMVLLALPFGLYAATRHRRPGDYLTMVLSQVGIAVPSFWLGLLLILLFSVRLGWLQSGGFAGWEQGPWPAVRSLLLPALALGFFQGAVLIRATRSAVLDVLREDYVRTARAKGVRERLVLGKHALRNALIPIVTVAGVQLGQLMAGSIVLESVFALPGLGRLALGAITARDLPVVQGVTLFVASVIVAINFLVDLAYLLLDPRLRHE
- a CDS encoding nucleotidyltransferase domain-containing protein yields the protein MSSSVLRWPDAPTVAAALRRWAERAAAERPELRRVGYAGSYARGDWGVGSDLDVVLVVEDARLPFWRRPVEWDLTGLPVPADVLVYTEAEWRALDPARLIARVLAREVTWVWPP
- a CDS encoding HEPN domain-containing protein, whose translation is MANRAPDWLAQALRDLEQAEDSRKAGRHEWACFAAHQAAEKAVKALHLHLGQEAWGHVVARLLGELPAGHAASPDLVERGRVLDTFYIPPRYPNSHPEGAPFEHYGPLQSEEAISHAAQIIEFVRTQMA
- a CDS encoding ABC transporter substrate-binding protein; its protein translation is MTRFAIALGAVLLLLAGAALAPLTAGPAAHAQAPAALVVQTSTEPPGLDLTATPASATAAVVFYNVQEALVKVDRHGRLVPWLAERWHTTDNRNFTFFLKRGVKFHNGREMKAADVKFVVERAMDPATKHPYPRYYDAIGDIIVRDDYTITFSLKRPDANFLLNLARQGSVIYPREAVDTLKSAPVGTGPYRFGEWVRGDRITLLRNPDYHVKGLPHLDRVTFRFIPDPNAVVAALKAGDIDASLFGLGPEHVADLRQDARFQVIVGDTTNDVVMAMNNARKPFSDVRVRRAITHAINKAEVLKGAMFGMGKILGSNVDPLNPYFVDVSSVLPYDPARARRLLAEAGYPNGFETVLKVAPQYYYTVRTGEIIADHLGKVGIKVRIEQIEWSQWLDRVFCRPAAGCKEPDYDLTIIGHAESWDIGNYANPKYYFRYDNPAFQELYQKSETTLDDKARRELYARMQRMLAEDAPVVFLYMHPRLAVAKKGVQGLWKDLPVPSADLSEVSWAK
- a CDS encoding NAD-dependent epimerase/dehydratase family protein, with translation RLLGEGWRVRVLDNLSTGSRANLPFAARYGRALEVIEGDVRDLPTVERAAAGCRIIFHQAAMRSVPRSVVDPLGANEHNVTGTLHVLEAARRAGVRRVVYASSSSVYGDRPDLPKREDQPPAPISPYAVSKAAGEQYAAVWARLYGVETVGLRYFNVFGPRQDPASEYAAVIPRFILWGLRSQPLEVHGDGTQSRDFTYVDNVVEANLLAARAADAAGEVVNVGCGERVSLLEIIGVLERLLGRRLERRHTPRRPGDVPHTQADVAKAKRLLGYTPLVDFEEGLRRTVEFFRSGASAGSAESRGGIA